One region of Hymenobacter sediminicola genomic DNA includes:
- a CDS encoding DUF3276 family protein, with amino-acid sequence MEERHDQEEIYSQRIKAGKRTYFFDVKATRGQDYYLTITESKRKLRDDDTFSYEKHKIFLYKEDFLKFVDALQDAVEYVREELLTPEEVAELDRPRPAYEEREAGFNPNRADDNY; translated from the coding sequence GTGGAAGAACGTCACGACCAAGAAGAAATTTACTCCCAGCGCATTAAAGCGGGCAAACGCACGTACTTTTTCGACGTGAAAGCTACCCGCGGCCAGGACTATTATCTGACCATCACGGAAAGCAAGCGCAAGCTCCGTGACGACGACACTTTCTCGTATGAGAAGCACAAGATTTTCCTGTACAAGGAAGACTTCCTGAAGTTCGTCGATGCGCTGCAGGATGCCGTGGAATATGTGCGCGAAGAGTTGCTGACGCCTGAAGAGGTAGCCGAACTGGACCGCCCACGCCCGGCATATGAGGAGCGTGAAGCCGGCTTCAACCCGAACCGCGCCGACGACAACTATTAA